From a single Kitasatospora azatica KCTC 9699 genomic region:
- a CDS encoding aminotransferase class I/II-fold pyridoxal phosphate-dependent enzyme produces MVGMACRFPGARNVNQYWRLLMAPQAQFAGVPDSRWRSATFLSDDFRDSSAAYTDTMALLPDVGHFDAAHYGIPPRRARSMDPQHRLLIDLAREAIQDAGWEAEGFDREETSVITSLTDSGYRGISTLQIRMRQIAGGEFGAPASDPGWSEAVRAVDGLHGTSVAGLLLNMGPNTISSVLDLHGESYALDSACSGGLMAVANAVFALRAGRCRIALAGGAQLHLTPDLLVGLCRIGAISRSGSCLPFGAQADGFVLGEGAGALVLRPLADALAAGDRVYAVIRGVGTANDGTVQGGMHPQAAGQLRALRRAYRDADLAPETVGYLEAHGTGTTVGDPVEVDVLRELRGERAAPAYLGAVKAVVGHALNAAGIAGLIKTVLAVHRGVIPPQPQFEPADRAGLDAARLTIPTAPTPWPGDGRPRRAGVSAFGFGGTGVHLVVEECTTAPGHAAPQLLTAELAAAELKAPDTGPQLLVLTARDRAGLADYARELAQTISEDQLPLATVADTLARRAPLGERLAVLAEDAADAARKLTAAARAVAAGRTGELDQLSQAAVAARRIPPCTLPPSPLAPRRHWAVDESAREPVDRPEPGPADPPATVPQEPRAGGASAAALVLEEVSRVGVYPLADLGERLALVTDLGFDSLMLQELEVNLARRIPDFRSEEIFSPGLTIERLIKLVEPQLTQPPAPGGLLPRETGADRDAATACVDEFPEVRQFEERLSAIADSGAAFPYFRVHQGNIRDTTLIGGRPYLSFGSYNYLGLSGHPTVNEAVHQAVERYGSSVSASRVLSGERDLTVRLERALAEFLGVPDCLALVSGHATNVTAIGHLVGAGDLVIHDALAHDSILQGCALSGAARRPFAHNDIAQLERLLRLNRSRFRRVLIAVEGAYSMDGDLVDLPAVIDLKKRHGALLLVDEAHSIGTVGEHGRGVGEFYGVDRSEVDLWMGTLSKAFASCGGYLGGSARMVRWLRHTLPGFVYSVGLTPANAAAALAATELIVAQPHRVRTLRRNSELFLGLAAAAGLATGTSGSTPIVPILLGGSPRTLRVADRLFERGVIADPIFHPAVEEGLTRLRFFMTSEHREEDIRRAVSILAEEVAAAQPCE; encoded by the coding sequence GTGGTGGGGATGGCCTGCCGGTTCCCGGGGGCGCGGAACGTCAACCAGTACTGGCGGCTGCTCATGGCCCCGCAGGCGCAGTTCGCCGGCGTGCCGGACTCGCGGTGGCGCTCCGCCACCTTCCTCAGCGACGACTTCCGCGACTCCTCCGCGGCCTACACGGACACCATGGCGTTACTGCCGGACGTGGGCCACTTCGACGCCGCGCACTACGGCATCCCACCGCGCCGGGCCAGGTCGATGGATCCCCAGCACCGGCTGCTGATCGACCTCGCCCGGGAGGCGATCCAGGACGCGGGGTGGGAGGCCGAGGGCTTCGACCGCGAGGAGACCTCGGTGATCACCTCGCTCACCGACAGCGGCTACCGCGGGATCAGCACCCTGCAGATCCGGATGCGTCAGATCGCCGGCGGCGAGTTCGGGGCACCGGCGAGCGACCCCGGATGGTCGGAGGCGGTCCGTGCGGTGGACGGGCTGCACGGCACCTCGGTGGCCGGGCTGCTGCTCAACATGGGACCGAACACCATCAGTTCGGTCCTCGACTTGCACGGCGAGAGCTATGCGCTGGACTCGGCGTGTTCCGGTGGGCTGATGGCGGTGGCCAACGCCGTGTTCGCGCTGCGGGCCGGCCGGTGCCGGATCGCCCTCGCCGGCGGCGCCCAACTGCACCTCACCCCCGACCTGCTGGTGGGGCTGTGCCGGATCGGCGCGATCTCGCGCAGCGGCAGCTGCCTGCCGTTCGGCGCCCAGGCCGACGGCTTCGTCCTGGGGGAGGGGGCCGGGGCCCTGGTGCTGCGGCCGCTGGCCGACGCGCTGGCAGCCGGTGACCGGGTCTATGCGGTGATCCGGGGGGTGGGCACGGCCAACGACGGGACCGTGCAGGGCGGCATGCACCCCCAGGCGGCCGGTCAGCTCCGCGCGCTGCGCCGGGCCTACCGGGACGCGGACCTGGCCCCGGAGACGGTGGGCTACCTGGAGGCGCACGGCACCGGGACCACGGTCGGCGATCCGGTGGAGGTCGACGTGCTGCGCGAACTGCGCGGTGAGCGAGCCGCACCCGCCTACCTGGGCGCGGTGAAGGCGGTGGTCGGCCACGCGCTCAACGCCGCCGGGATAGCCGGACTCATCAAGACCGTGCTGGCCGTGCACCGGGGGGTGATCCCGCCGCAGCCGCAGTTCGAACCGGCCGACCGTGCCGGGCTGGACGCCGCGCGGCTGACCATCCCGACGGCGCCGACCCCATGGCCCGGGGACGGCCGGCCGCGCCGGGCGGGGGTGAGCGCCTTCGGCTTCGGCGGTACCGGCGTTCACCTGGTGGTGGAGGAGTGCACCACAGCACCGGGGCACGCGGCACCGCAGCTCCTGACAGCGGAGCTCGCGGCAGCGGAGCTCAAGGCACCGGACACGGGGCCGCAGCTCCTGGTGCTGACCGCCCGCGACCGGGCCGGGCTGGCCGACTACGCCCGGGAGCTGGCGCAGACCATCAGCGAGGACCAGCTGCCGCTGGCGACGGTGGCGGACACCCTGGCTCGCCGGGCGCCACTCGGGGAGCGCCTCGCCGTGCTGGCCGAGGACGCCGCGGACGCCGCCCGAAAGCTGACCGCAGCGGCGCGGGCCGTGGCGGCGGGCCGTACCGGAGAGCTCGACCAGCTGTCGCAGGCCGCCGTCGCGGCGCGGCGAATACCCCCGTGCACCCTGCCGCCGAGTCCGCTCGCCCCACGCCGCCACTGGGCGGTGGACGAGTCGGCCCGCGAACCGGTGGACCGGCCGGAGCCGGGGCCGGCGGACCCACCGGCGACCGTGCCCCAGGAACCCCGGGCCGGTGGCGCATCCGCTGCGGCCCTGGTGCTCGAGGAGGTGTCGCGGGTCGGCGTCTACCCGCTCGCCGACCTGGGCGAGCGGCTGGCGCTGGTGACCGATCTCGGCTTCGACTCCCTGATGCTCCAGGAGTTGGAGGTCAACCTCGCCCGGCGGATACCGGACTTCCGGTCCGAGGAGATCTTCTCGCCCGGCCTCACCATCGAGCGGCTGATCAAGCTGGTCGAGCCGCAGCTCACCCAGCCGCCGGCCCCAGGTGGGCTGCTGCCGCGCGAGACCGGCGCGGACCGGGACGCCGCGACCGCGTGCGTCGACGAGTTCCCGGAGGTGCGGCAGTTCGAGGAGCGCCTGAGCGCGATCGCCGACAGTGGCGCGGCCTTCCCCTACTTCCGGGTCCACCAGGGCAATATCCGCGACACCACGCTGATCGGCGGCCGACCGTACCTCTCCTTCGGCAGCTACAACTACCTGGGGCTCTCCGGCCATCCGACGGTCAACGAGGCCGTGCACCAGGCGGTGGAGCGGTACGGCAGCTCGGTCTCCGCGAGCCGGGTGCTGTCCGGCGAACGGGACCTGACGGTACGGCTGGAGCGGGCGCTCGCCGAGTTCCTCGGCGTCCCGGACTGCCTGGCGCTGGTGAGCGGGCATGCCACCAACGTCACCGCGATCGGGCACCTGGTCGGCGCGGGAGACCTGGTGATCCACGACGCGCTCGCCCACGACAGCATCCTCCAGGGCTGCGCGCTGTCCGGCGCGGCGCGACGCCCGTTCGCGCACAACGACATCGCGCAGCTGGAACGGCTGCTGCGGCTCAACCGGTCCCGGTTCCGACGGGTGTTGATCGCCGTCGAGGGCGCCTACAGCATGGACGGCGACCTGGTGGACCTGCCCGCCGTGATCGACCTGAAGAAGCGTCACGGCGCCCTGCTGCTGGTCGACGAGGCGCACAGCATCGGCACCGTGGGCGAACACGGCCGTGGTGTCGGCGAGTTCTACGGCGTCGACCGCTCCGAGGTGGATCTGTGGATGGGCACCCTGTCCAAGGCCTTCGCCAGCTGCGGCGGTTACCTCGGCGGCTCGGCCCGGATGGTGCGGTGGCTGCGGCACACACTGCCGGGCTTCGTCTACAGCGTGGGCCTGACCCCGGCCAACGCGGCCGCGGCGCTGGCCGCCACCGAGCTGATCGTCGCCCAGCCGCACCGGGTGCGCACGCTGCGGCGGAACTCGGAGCTCTTCCTCGGCCTGGCCGCCGCGGCCGGTCTGGCGACGGGCACCAGCGGCAGCACACCGATCGTGCCGATCCTGCTCGGCGGCTCGCCGCGGACCCTGCGGGTCGCGGACCGGCTGTTCGAGCGGGGTGTGATCGCCGACCCGATCTTCCACCCCGCCGTGGAGGAGGGGCTCACCAGGCTGCGGTTCTTCATGACCAGTGAGCACCGCGAGGAGGACATCCGACGGGCCGTGTCGATCCTGGCCGAGGAGGTGGCGGCCGCCCAGCCGTGTGAGTGA
- a CDS encoding NAD-dependent epimerase/dehydratase family protein: protein MSLHVVLGSGPAGAATARLLAEKGHSVRVVTRSGRTSEPGIEQVALDATDSGRLIEVTQGAEAIYSCAAPPYHRWVSQWPPLAASACATAEATGAVLVMLGNLYGYGPVDGPLTEQLPLAATGPKGRVRAAGWEQARTLHEQGRIRAVEVRASDFFGPGVTDGGHLAGRVVPRLLRGKPVSTLGDPDAPHSWTYLPDVAGALVELAGEEKAWGRAWHVPTEPALSTRAMVDRLAAAARTGPVAVRRIPPAALGVVALFSPLIRELKEIRYQFDRPFVLDSSAYQAEFAVRATPVDEQVRATVDWWRARLATTGRQL from the coding sequence GTGAGCCTTCACGTTGTTCTCGGGTCCGGGCCCGCAGGGGCCGCCACCGCTCGACTGCTGGCCGAAAAGGGTCATTCGGTACGGGTCGTCACCAGGTCGGGCAGAACCTCGGAGCCCGGCATCGAGCAGGTCGCGCTGGACGCGACGGACAGCGGGCGCCTGATCGAGGTGACGCAGGGCGCGGAGGCGATCTACAGCTGTGCCGCACCGCCCTACCACCGCTGGGTGAGCCAGTGGCCGCCGTTGGCCGCGTCGGCCTGCGCGACGGCCGAGGCCACCGGGGCCGTCCTGGTCATGCTGGGCAACCTCTACGGCTACGGGCCGGTGGACGGTCCACTGACCGAGCAGCTGCCGCTCGCCGCGACCGGGCCCAAGGGCCGGGTGCGGGCCGCCGGTTGGGAGCAGGCGCGGACGCTGCACGAGCAGGGCCGGATCAGGGCGGTCGAGGTGCGGGCCTCGGACTTCTTCGGGCCCGGCGTGACCGATGGCGGCCACCTGGCCGGGCGGGTGGTGCCACGGCTGCTGCGCGGCAAGCCGGTCTCCACGCTCGGGGATCCGGACGCCCCGCACAGCTGGACCTATCTGCCCGACGTGGCCGGCGCCCTGGTCGAGCTCGCGGGCGAGGAGAAGGCTTGGGGACGGGCCTGGCACGTCCCGACGGAGCCCGCGCTGTCCACCCGCGCGATGGTCGACCGGCTGGCCGCCGCGGCGCGGACGGGACCGGTCGCGGTGCGCAGGATCCCGCCGGCCGCGCTGGGCGTGGTGGCGCTCTTCTCCCCGCTGATCCGGGAGCTGAAGGAGATCCGCTACCAGTTCGACCGTCCGTTCGTCCTCGACTCCAGTGCCTACCAGGCCGAGTTCGCGGTCCGGGCCACCCCGGTCGACGAGCAGGTCAGGGCGACGGTGGACTGGTGGCGGGCCCGACTGGCCACCACGGGGAGACAGCTGTGA
- a CDS encoding TetR/AcrR family transcriptional regulator: MDVSGNSTADENTKLPAVVKAAARQLLVGLGAAGLSLDAVARDGGLAVAEVAAVFPQRDDLLTALVIDAYNGSGAAMEQADQAAVAAGASAGVRLLAVTRALRQWSFDNPAEFTLIYGSPVPGYHAPQETVPPASRTPVVLAGIVRSALEAGELTPPRRAVPGPPLLLPEAVQLFGGVPEAPFSDIIERGIVLWSNLIGLLVFQVFSRTHDSVRDESAFFDYAIAVAAESIGLEVPSGRP; the protein is encoded by the coding sequence ATGGATGTTTCCGGAAACAGCACTGCCGACGAAAACACCAAGCTGCCGGCCGTCGTCAAGGCCGCCGCGCGTCAACTGCTGGTCGGACTGGGCGCCGCAGGGCTGTCCCTGGACGCCGTCGCCCGTGACGGCGGTCTGGCCGTCGCCGAGGTGGCGGCCGTCTTCCCGCAGCGGGACGACCTGCTGACCGCGCTGGTCATCGACGCCTACAACGGGTCGGGCGCCGCCATGGAGCAGGCCGATCAGGCCGCCGTGGCTGCCGGTGCGTCAGCCGGTGTGCGGCTCCTGGCGGTTACGCGTGCGCTGCGGCAGTGGTCCTTCGACAACCCCGCCGAGTTCACCCTGATCTACGGCTCGCCGGTGCCGGGCTACCACGCCCCGCAGGAGACCGTCCCGCCCGCCTCGCGCACCCCCGTGGTGCTGGCCGGCATCGTGCGGTCGGCGCTGGAGGCCGGTGAACTCACCCCGCCCCGGCGGGCGGTGCCCGGTCCCCCGCTGCTCCTGCCGGAGGCCGTGCAGCTCTTCGGCGGGGTGCCCGAAGCCCCGTTCTCGGACATCATCGAGCGCGGCATCGTGCTGTGGAGCAATCTGATCGGACTCCTGGTGTTCCAGGTCTTCAGCCGCACCCACGACAGCGTCCGCGACGAGTCCGCCTTCTTCGACTACGCCATCGCCGTGGCGGCCGAAAGCATCGGACTCGAGGTCCCCTCAGGCAGGCCGTGA
- a CDS encoding TRAFAC clade GTPase domain-containing protein: MTDVVCPYCFSRDSSSRLPYRCLMLTSGVRGAAPCAAEPDDVWAAFTGRGGSGGGRHAALRGPLFTPPRRLGGARTREACPNCGVQTPVRVCRTCHSDLPNEYCEQGSRIIALVGPKTAGKSTAVTVLLHELKGSTGRPFQAALSAMGAATQDRFRELEEDLYDGLRLPAPTQSAAMSLNDPLLFRLSLPAGRLRSGSRHTSLVFFDAAGENLVSSEAMDRYTAYLAAADGVILMVDPLQLRAVREPLAQQGRRLPDIEAPPEQIVADLAVQLRGHGRRNSQGRVTTPVAVALTKSDELRTLLPAGSPVGGNPQHLGGELDEADRIAVHEEVRALLDEWDGGVLYRQLERDFQTFSLFALSALGAPPPSDAPSDAPKQGPQPVRVADPLLWLLGVRRLLPVRRAK, encoded by the coding sequence ATGACCGATGTGGTCTGCCCCTACTGCTTCAGCCGGGACAGCTCCTCCCGGCTGCCGTACCGCTGCCTGATGCTGACCTCCGGCGTCCGCGGCGCGGCGCCGTGCGCCGCCGAGCCCGACGACGTCTGGGCCGCCTTCACCGGGCGCGGCGGCAGCGGCGGGGGCCGGCACGCGGCCCTGCGCGGGCCGCTGTTCACCCCGCCCAGGCGCCTCGGTGGCGCGCGCACCCGCGAGGCCTGCCCGAACTGCGGAGTCCAGACGCCGGTCCGGGTCTGCCGGACCTGTCACAGCGACCTGCCGAACGAGTACTGCGAGCAGGGGAGCCGGATCATCGCGCTGGTCGGCCCCAAGACCGCGGGCAAGAGCACCGCCGTCACGGTGCTGCTGCACGAGCTCAAGGGCTCGACCGGCCGGCCGTTCCAGGCCGCGCTGTCGGCGATGGGCGCGGCCACCCAGGACCGGTTCCGCGAGCTCGAGGAGGACCTGTACGACGGCCTGCGGCTGCCCGCGCCGACCCAGAGCGCCGCGATGAGCCTCAACGACCCGCTGCTGTTCCGGCTGAGCCTGCCTGCCGGCCGGCTGCGGTCCGGCAGCCGGCACACCTCGCTGGTCTTCTTCGACGCGGCCGGCGAGAACCTGGTCAGCTCCGAGGCGATGGACCGCTACACCGCCTACCTCGCGGCCGCCGACGGCGTGATCCTGATGGTGGACCCGCTGCAGCTGCGGGCGGTGCGCGAGCCGCTCGCCCAGCAGGGGCGCCGGCTGCCCGACATCGAGGCGCCGCCCGAGCAGATCGTGGCCGACCTGGCCGTCCAGCTGCGCGGCCACGGGCGCCGCAACTCGCAGGGCCGGGTGACCACCCCGGTGGCCGTGGCGCTGACCAAGAGCGACGAGCTGCGCACGCTGCTGCCGGCCGGCTCCCCGGTGGGCGGAAACCCGCAGCACCTGGGCGGGGAGCTGGACGAGGCGGACCGGATCGCCGTGCACGAGGAGGTGCGCGCACTGCTGGACGAATGGGACGGCGGCGTCCTGTACCGGCAGTTGGAGCGGGACTTCCAGACCTTCTCGCTGTTCGCACTCTCGGCACTGGGTGCGCCGCCGCCCTCCGACGCGCCCTCCGACGCCCCCAAGCAGGGCCCGCAGCCCGTGCGGGTGGCCGACCCGCTGCTCTGGCTGCTCGGTGTGCGCAGGCTGCTGCCGGTGCGCCGGGCCAAGTAG
- a CDS encoding toxin — MRGTRHWWSADQDRRSQLKGLRKAGAQRIAGLDLPKVADVAELCRYLGEVRDRPITLVAMQMPASHPCGMWVAARDEDLIFYDANTTSAHQEHIILHELGHIICCHRGAGGLDEASSRLLFPNLDPDLVRDMLLRATYDDVQEQEAEIIAYLLSERVGSTRERTGTPPAEEAGTGAESATNATISRIERTLI, encoded by the coding sequence GTGAGGGGTACCAGGCACTGGTGGTCGGCCGACCAGGACCGCCGCAGTCAGCTCAAGGGACTCCGGAAGGCCGGCGCACAGCGGATCGCCGGACTCGACCTGCCCAAGGTGGCCGACGTGGCCGAACTCTGCCGCTACCTCGGTGAGGTCCGCGACCGCCCGATCACGCTGGTCGCGATGCAGATGCCCGCCTCGCACCCGTGCGGCATGTGGGTCGCCGCACGCGACGAGGACCTCATCTTCTACGACGCCAACACCACCAGCGCGCACCAGGAGCACATCATCTTGCACGAGCTGGGCCACATCATCTGCTGCCATCGCGGGGCCGGCGGGTTGGACGAGGCGAGCTCCCGCCTGCTCTTCCCCAATCTCGACCCCGACCTCGTGCGGGACATGCTGCTGCGCGCGACCTACGACGACGTCCAGGAGCAGGAGGCGGAGATCATCGCCTACCTGCTCTCCGAGCGGGTGGGCAGCACCAGGGAACGCACCGGCACGCCCCCGGCCGAGGAGGCCGGCACCGGCGCCGAGTCCGCAACGAACGCAACGATCAGCCGGATCGAACGCACGCTGATCTGA
- a CDS encoding MAB_1171c family putative transporter, giving the protein MNTTRTLCFVIAALSSYAALVYRLCQVRRSWRDNAYRTLVVTLLLQCLTFTMGAVAMGSKSFLGVGNLAILVMHVSAVAFCVNAQIILLHWAATATEEAVRKSRYWLIAGIALNALLVTLFFVADGPDRPASDFTTGSGRPLILGYLLVFIVSQAVPCVTIYRQCGPYARMAGKASVRQALRLLSVAAVILFLYCLARTVNIVTAACGIDIGVWQVAASVFSAAGIVTLSLSLTVSSWGTSAAKLVGWARSYRSYRALYPLWRDLYESSPDIALEPPGASVSDLDYRLHRRVVEIRDGWRDLRPYIDRSANGVSGVDGGVSEESRQALAEAAQIRHALHAKRAGALPDDDKDAGDFEDRDTDNFTAEVAWLTQVASAYHRLNNVS; this is encoded by the coding sequence GTGAACACCACCAGAACACTCTGCTTCGTCATCGCGGCGCTCTCGTCGTACGCCGCGCTCGTCTACCGGCTCTGCCAGGTACGGCGCAGTTGGCGGGACAACGCCTACCGCACGCTGGTCGTCACGCTGCTGCTGCAGTGCCTCACCTTCACGATGGGCGCCGTCGCCATGGGGAGCAAGAGCTTCCTCGGCGTCGGCAACCTCGCCATCCTGGTGATGCACGTGTCGGCGGTCGCCTTCTGCGTCAATGCGCAGATCATCCTGCTGCACTGGGCGGCGACCGCCACCGAGGAGGCGGTGCGCAAGAGCCGTTACTGGCTGATCGCCGGCATCGCCCTCAACGCGCTGCTGGTGACGCTCTTCTTCGTCGCCGACGGCCCCGACCGGCCGGCTTCGGACTTCACCACCGGCAGCGGCCGGCCGCTGATCCTCGGCTACCTCCTGGTCTTCATCGTCTCCCAGGCGGTTCCGTGCGTCACCATCTACCGCCAGTGCGGCCCCTACGCCCGGATGGCCGGCAAGGCCTCGGTACGACAGGCCCTGCGGCTGCTCTCCGTCGCCGCGGTGATCCTCTTCCTGTACTGCCTGGCCAGGACGGTCAACATCGTCACCGCCGCGTGCGGGATCGACATCGGCGTCTGGCAGGTCGCCGCCTCCGTCTTCAGCGCGGCGGGCATCGTCACCCTCTCGCTCAGCCTGACCGTCTCCTCCTGGGGCACCTCGGCCGCCAAACTGGTGGGGTGGGCCCGCAGTTACCGGTCGTACCGGGCCCTCTACCCGCTCTGGCGGGACCTGTACGAGTCCTCCCCGGACATCGCCCTGGAGCCGCCGGGCGCCTCGGTCTCCGACCTCGACTACCGGCTCCACCGGCGGGTCGTCGAAATACGGGACGGCTGGCGGGACTTGCGCCCCTACATCGACCGCTCCGCCAACGGCGTCAGCGGCGTGGACGGCGGGGTGAGCGAGGAGTCCCGGCAGGCGCTCGCCGAGGCGGCGCAGATCAGACACGCCCTGCACGCCAAGCGCGCCGGCGCCCTCCCCGACGACGACAAGGACGCCGGCGACTTCGAGGACCGTGACACGGACAACTTCACCGCGGAAGTCGCCTGGCTCACCCAGGTCGCATCCGCCTACCATAGGCTCAACAACGTGAGTTGA
- a CDS encoding helix-turn-helix transcriptional regulator — MSETDDRPVMAVRLDNLFKTVRPKGRHWTNAEVAEELKRANPELKVGGVYLSQLRTGKRSNPTPDLLAAVARFFGVSVAYFFDDEVAESVLSQVAAIEALRQAGVRAVAMRAAGMKKENLQAITAIMDQYRQMQGLPPVADPVDPE, encoded by the coding sequence ATGTCCGAGACCGACGACCGGCCCGTGATGGCAGTGCGTCTGGACAACCTCTTCAAGACGGTCCGTCCCAAGGGCAGGCACTGGACCAATGCCGAGGTAGCGGAGGAGCTGAAGCGCGCCAACCCCGAGCTCAAGGTCGGGGGTGTGTACCTGTCGCAGCTGCGGACCGGCAAGCGCTCCAATCCCACACCGGACCTGCTGGCAGCCGTCGCCCGCTTCTTCGGCGTCTCGGTCGCCTACTTCTTCGACGACGAGGTCGCCGAGTCGGTGCTCAGCCAGGTCGCCGCCATCGAGGCGCTGCGGCAGGCGGGGGTCCGCGCCGTGGCGATGCGGGCGGCCGGGATGAAGAAGGAGAACCTGCAGGCCATCACGGCCATCATGGACCAGTACCGGCAGATGCAGGGTCTCCCGCCCGTCGCCGACCCCGTGGACCCGGAATGA